The Engraulis encrasicolus isolate BLACKSEA-1 chromosome 4, IST_EnEncr_1.0, whole genome shotgun sequence genome includes a window with the following:
- the LOC134446897 gene encoding phospholipid scramblase 1-like: MKNRHGNTIAHQPHKNIPYGNLPQAYVPPEQQDMMPTQRPPNCPPGLEYLNMIDQLLVQQEVELVEAIFGVETNNKYMVRNTMGQQVFYVTEENNCCNRQCLGPSRSFVLHVQDNNDQEVMTLQRPLRCSLGCFPICLQELEVQAPFGNTIGYVIQEWDLLFPKFTIQNEKRESILKIRGPFCPWRCCPDVDFEVLSLDEQTKVGNISKQWAGLMQEAFTDADNFGIKFPMDLDVKAKAILLGACFLIDFMFFEKTD; this comes from the exons ATGAAAAATAGACACG GTAATACAATTGCCCATCAGCCACACAAGAACATTCCCTATGGAAACCTCCCACAAg CCTATGTACCACCTGAGCAGCAGGACATGATGCCTACACAGAGGCCTCCAAACTGCCCTCCAGGTCTAGAGTATCTCAACATG ATTGATCAGCTTCTTGTTCAGCAGGAAGTGGAGTTAGTTGAAG CAATCTTCGGAGTGGAGACCAATAATAAGTATATGGTGAGGAACACCATGGGTCAGCAAGTCTTCTATGTGACAGAGGAGAATAACTGCTGCAACAGGCAGTGCTTGGGGCCCTCCCGCTCATTTGTCTTGCACGTCCAGGACAATAACGATCAGGAGGTCATGACCCTCCAGCGCCCTCTGAGGTGCTCTCTTGGCTGCTTTCCTATCTGTCTCCAAgag CTGGAAGTACAGGCCCCGTTTGGAAATACCATTGGATATGTTATTCAGGAGTGGGATCTACTGTTTCCTAAATTCACCATACAAAACGAAAAAAGGGAGAGTATATTAAAAATCAGGGGACCGTTCTGTCCATGGAGATGCTGCCCAGATGTGGATTTCGAG GTACTGTCTTTGGATGAACAAACAAAAGTTGGCAACATTTCAAAACAATGGGCCGGTCTGATGCAGGAGGCCTTTACAGATGCTGACAATTTTGGCATCAAGTTCCCGATGGACCTGGATGTGAAGGCAAAGGCTATCTTATTGGGGGCATGCTTTCTTATT GATTTCATGTTCTTTGAGAAGACAGATTAA